The segment CTGGATTTCCATTGTGTTTTGTCCATGTTTTTCCTTCGTCTACACTATAGGCTAATCCTTGGCTTTCGGTGTTTTTCTTTCCGGCTTTCCAGATTTCGTCATCGTGATAAGTGAAAATTGCGACCATAGCATTTTTCCCAAAACCAGCTGTGTTTTCTTTATCAATTACAGCACTTCCTGAAAATATCATTCCTAATTTATCCGGATACAAGGCAATTGGTAAGTGTTTCCAATGCAATAAATCAGTGCTTTCCGCGTGTCCCCAATGCATTGGTCCCCAAACTGTTCCTTCGGGATAATATTGGTAAAACAAATGGTATTTGCCATTCAGATAGACCAATCCATTTGGATCATTCATCCAATGGGCTTCGGGCGTAAAATGAAACTGTGGGCGATAAGGTTCATTATAATAGGCAGCAGATTTTTGGGCCTGACCCAAATAAAAAAAGCAACAAAATAAGAATAAGAGTTTAGATTTCATCGTATGAAATTTACGTGATAAAAGTCTAAAGTTAGAAAATAATTAGAAATGAATATGATTTAAAACCCGAGAATCAACCGCGCAATTGCAAAATAAATCATAATCCCGAAAACGTCATTGGTTGTAGTGATAAATGGCCCGGTTGCGATTGCCGGGTCAATTTTGTTTTTGTGAAGAAACAACGGAACCAGAGTTCCAAGCATAGCGGCAAAAAGGATTACTACTATCATCGAAATCGAAATGGCTATTCCTACATGGTATTGTTGATAGACAACGGAATGAAAAATCAGTAAAAAGACAGAAATGACAGTTCCGGATAACATGGCTACAAAAAGTTCTTTTTTGAAGTAATTGCTGCTGAATTCTTTTAGTGAACCGTTGGCCAATCCCTGTACCACAATAGCCGAAGCCTGAACACCAATATTTCCTGCAGTTGCCGAAAGCAAAGGGACAAAAATAATAAGGGTTTTGTATTTGTCAAAAGCTGATTCGTTTCCTTTTAAAACAAACGACGCTACGATTTCAATTGCCATTCCAATCAAAAGCCAGGGTAAACGTGCTTTTATCATTTCGAAAACGCTGTCGCCCGCTTCAACGTCCTGCGTGATACCAGCCGCCATTTGGTAATCCTTGTCGGCTTCTTCCTTGATTACGTCAACGATATCATCGATGGTCACACGACCCACCAATCTTCCCATTTCATCTACAACAGGAATCGCTTCCAGGTCATACTTTTGCATTACTCGTGCAACTTCGGTATTTGGCGTGTCTACATTTACGTAATCTACTTTTTTGATATATACTTCGCTGATTGGCGTTTTGGTAGAAGTCGTCAATAAATCTTTTAGCGATAATCTTCCTTTCAAACGATTTTCATCATCCACTACATAAATAGAATGAACGCGGGTAACGTGTTCGGCCTGCATTCGCATTTCTTTGACGCAGGTTAGAACGTTCCAGTTTTCATTAACTTTCACCATCTCTTTCCCCATCAAACCACCGGCAGTAGCTTCGCTATAGCGCAACAAGTCGACAATGTCTTTGGCGTGTTCAACGTCTTCAAGTTCCGAGATTACTTCTTCTTTTTTGCTTTGCGAAAGTTCGGCGATGATATCGGCAGCGTCATCGGTATCCAATTCATCTAATTCTTCTGCAATTTCTTTGGCAGAAAGGCCTTGAAGAATTTTTTCACGAATGTCATCTTCCAGTTCGGGAAGGATTTCAGCGGTGATTTCACTGTCTAAAATTCTAAAAATATAAGTCGCTTCGTCAATGTCTAATTCATCAAAAATCTCAGCAATATCGGCATGGTGCAAGTCATTCAACAAAACAGCCAATTCCTGGTCATTTTTTTGATGAATGAGCTGCTCGATTTGCTCTAAGAGTTCTTTGCTGATTTTAAACTGCATTGGCTTCTATTTTTTGAGTGAGTTCTATGAACTGTTCAACGCTTAATTGCTCCGGACGGAGGTCAAAGATAGTATCTTCTTTTAAATTATCCGAAAGGTTGAATGATTTTAAGCTATTCCGCAATGTTTTGCGGCGTTGCTGGAAACCGGTTTTTACTACCGAAAAGAATAATTTTTCATTACAAGGTAAAGTGAAATTCTCTTTTCTGCGTAAGCGCAAAACACCCGAATTTACTTTTGGTGGTGGATTAAAAACATCAGGTGAAACCGTAAACAGGTATTCGGCATCATAAAAAGCCTGAACCAAAACAGAAAGGATTCCGTAGGTTTTGGTTCCTTTTTTTTCACAGATGCGTTCAGCTACTTCTTTTTGAAACATACCCGAAAACTCAGGAACCTGATGACGTAATTCCAAACATTTGAACACAATCTGTGACGAAATATTATACGGGAAATTACCAATGATAGCAAATGGCTTTCCTTCGAAAACTTCGTTGATATTGTATTTCAGGAAATCTTTAGAAATGATTTTGCCGTGCAGTTTTGGATAATGCGTATCCAAATACGTTACCGATTCAGTGTCGATTTCAATGACATAGGTTTCGGTAGGTTTTTCCAAAAGATATTTGGTTAAAACTCCCATTCCGGGGCCAATTTCCAAAGTAATATCATAGCCTTCAAAATTCAAAGTGTTGGCTATGTTTTGGGCAATAGATTCATCCGTTAGGAAGTGTTGTCCGAGATGTTTTTTGGCTCTTACGTCGTTCATATTGTCTTTGTGAGGGTACAAACCACCGCACTATTTTTATTTCTCGCAAAGTCACAAAGGCGCAAAGTCACGATGTTATTTTTATTTCTTAATGTTCAGAAATCAACTCCAATTCTGTTCTAAAAGCCAGCATTTTGTCTCCAAACAACAAAGCACTTTCAGCTCTGAGTTTAGGTGCATCTTCATCATAATAACGCTGCAATGTTTCTTTGGAATCAGTTGTGAATTGAATAGAATATGTTGTTCCGCCCATTTCTTCCTCGACCAAAACCTTTACCATGCGGGCAGAAGAAAATTTTCCGGTAGCCAGCATATCGTTGATGTGTTTTTCCTGCATCCATTTCATCCATTGGTCGTGAACGCTTTCGTGGATGTTTATTGTTACGTTATAAAGTATCATTTTGAAAATGGTTATTCGGTTATTTGTGTATTCGGTTATTCGAATTAAAGATTAGTGTCACCGCGTAGTTTTCTGTACTTGTTCCGCGAATCAACGTAGTAAATACTGTCTTCATGTTTGGTGAGCATTTCTTCATAAAGCGGTTTTGCTTTTTCTACATCTTTCAGTTGGTTGTTATATATTTCAGCTGAAAAATAAAGTGCTTCATCAATATAAATGCAGTCTTTGTGTTTTGTAATTATGGCGTCATAGTTAGCTAATGCATTCGTATAATCACCTAATTTTTCATAGATTTTCCCAATGCGTAAAAGCGTTATCGGTTCAATATCTTCGCCTTTGTGTTCTTTTAAAATCAGTTGAAATGCTGCCAACGATTCCTTCTTTTTATTCTGATATAAAAGAAAATCTGCACGCGCAAATTTCTTCAAAGCCACCTGTAAAGAATCTTCGACCGTGTTGTCACTGATTAGTAAAAATAAATCCAATGCATCATTGGCAATCAGTTGTGACGAAGCCGATTTCAAGACTTTTAATTGGTGTGATGCCCATTCAAAATCGGTTTTAAAATAACTGGTTCTGGCGGTTTTTAAACTGGCTTCCTGACCAACCACATCGCCACTCATGTCTTCATCAATTTGGGAATAATAAATCAACGCCTGATTAAACTTTTCTTCAAATAAATAAATGTCGGCCAATTCCATTTTTACTTCAGCCAATTGATATCTGTTAATCGGCATTTCCATGGCGCTTTTCAAAATTGCTTTGCCTTTTTCTACATTGTTCAAATGAAAAGCGTTGAAATTAGCCTCTAATTTTAAAAGCGAAAGGGTGTATGGGCTTACGCCAAATTCCTTAATCAGTGCATCCAGTTCAGCTGTTATGGCCGGATAATCTTTCTCTGTGGCGTGGTCAATTTTCATTTCTATCAAATAGGAATGTGACTGGATGAGCATTTCTAAATCCTTGGTATTTTCAATTACAAAACTCATAATCTCTTTGGCCGAATCCTGATCATTGTCTTCAATGGCCATTTGACCCAAATTCACAATATTGAAAAAAGAATCAGGATTTCGTTTGTAAATTGCTTTTTGCTGAATAAAGGCTTTGCCGTATTCTTTTTGTTGAATAAAAAGCCAGCTTAAGAAATCATTCCAAAAAACATCCTGCGTTTTTTGTGCTCTGAGCAAGAGTGCTTTTTTAAGCGAATCGTTAAAACTGGTATCCACTTCTTCTGTCATAAATCGGGATAACTGATTTTGAATCAGCGGCAGATTTTGTGGATTTTGATAGGATTCCTGCAGGAACATATCAATCATCAAATCGGTATTGCCCTTTTGCCCATAAAGCGTAGCCATTTGAAAATTAACAGGCAGTTTAGGGTCTTTTTCCAAGGCAGTTTGGTAAGCCAAAAGTGCATAATCTACCAAGGCCTTTCTTTCGAAAACATAGGCAATTCCGTATACCTCATTAGCATTTTTCTTGATTTTATCAATCGCCTGATTGTAATATTTATTGGCTTT is part of the Flavobacterium sangjuense genome and harbors:
- the mgtE gene encoding magnesium transporter, whose amino-acid sequence is MQFKISKELLEQIEQLIHQKNDQELAVLLNDLHHADIAEIFDELDIDEATYIFRILDSEITAEILPELEDDIREKILQGLSAKEIAEELDELDTDDAADIIAELSQSKKEEVISELEDVEHAKDIVDLLRYSEATAGGLMGKEMVKVNENWNVLTCVKEMRMQAEHVTRVHSIYVVDDENRLKGRLSLKDLLTTSTKTPISEVYIKKVDYVNVDTPNTEVARVMQKYDLEAIPVVDEMGRLVGRVTIDDIVDVIKEEADKDYQMAAGITQDVEAGDSVFEMIKARLPWLLIGMAIEIVASFVLKGNESAFDKYKTLIIFVPLLSATAGNIGVQASAIVVQGLANGSLKEFSSNYFKKELFVAMLSGTVISVFLLIFHSVVYQQYHVGIAISISMIVVILFAAMLGTLVPLFLHKNKIDPAIATGPFITTTNDVFGIMIYFAIARLILGF
- the rsmA gene encoding 16S rRNA (adenine(1518)-N(6)/adenine(1519)-N(6))-dimethyltransferase RsmA yields the protein MNDVRAKKHLGQHFLTDESIAQNIANTLNFEGYDITLEIGPGMGVLTKYLLEKPTETYVIEIDTESVTYLDTHYPKLHGKIISKDFLKYNINEVFEGKPFAIIGNFPYNISSQIVFKCLELRHQVPEFSGMFQKEVAERICEKKGTKTYGILSVLVQAFYDAEYLFTVSPDVFNPPPKVNSGVLRLRRKENFTLPCNEKLFFSVVKTGFQQRRKTLRNSLKSFNLSDNLKEDTIFDLRPEQLSVEQFIELTQKIEANAV
- a CDS encoding DUF4286 family protein; the encoded protein is MILYNVTINIHESVHDQWMKWMQEKHINDMLATGKFSSARMVKVLVEEEMGGTTYSIQFTTDSKETLQRYYDEDAPKLRAESALLFGDKMLAFRTELELISEH
- a CDS encoding tetratricopeptide repeat protein — translated: MKKILTILVLFVSLLANAQSEQLANNYFDRGEFEKALVIYEDLLKSQEGVFIYFQRTIECYQQLQQFDKAEKLLESRIDKYKQSNLLVELGFNYQLQKNQEKANKYYNQAIDKIKKNANEVYGIAYVFERKALVDYALLAYQTALEKDPKLPVNFQMATLYGQKGNTDLMIDMFLQESYQNPQNLPLIQNQLSRFMTEEVDTSFNDSLKKALLLRAQKTQDVFWNDFLSWLFIQQKEYGKAFIQQKAIYKRNPDSFFNIVNLGQMAIEDNDQDSAKEIMSFVIENTKDLEMLIQSHSYLIEMKIDHATEKDYPAITAELDALIKEFGVSPYTLSLLKLEANFNAFHLNNVEKGKAILKSAMEMPINRYQLAEVKMELADIYLFEEKFNQALIYYSQIDEDMSGDVVGQEASLKTARTSYFKTDFEWASHQLKVLKSASSQLIANDALDLFLLISDNTVEDSLQVALKKFARADFLLYQNKKKESLAAFQLILKEHKGEDIEPITLLRIGKIYEKLGDYTNALANYDAIITKHKDCIYIDEALYFSAEIYNNQLKDVEKAKPLYEEMLTKHEDSIYYVDSRNKYRKLRGDTNL